Proteins encoded within one genomic window of Triticum aestivum cultivar Chinese Spring chromosome 2D, IWGSC CS RefSeq v2.1, whole genome shotgun sequence:
- the LOC123054170 gene encoding NPC intracellular cholesterol transporter 1, whose product MGLVGRRRGVPGGAVVFATAVALLQIVFLVHPTSAQQSNGAPRVVPAEGYCSMYGICANRSDGKVLNCVNATKAVKPDTLFSTRIQSLCPTITGDVCCTVDQFDTLHQQVQQAVPFLVGCPACLRNFLNLFCEMSCSPNQSLFINVTSAKQVDNITTVDGIDYYITSNYGEELYNSCKEVKFGTLNTRAMDFLGGGAKTYKEWFAFLGRQANPNEPGSPYLITYRPDLSDSSGVKPLNTTVYSCGDPSLGCSCGDCPSSSVCMGSLLPQSKTETSCSVKMGSLKAECLDFSLVVVYIVFLCAILLWGLLYRTRGRTGFPSQTKPPKNADDKSNNNGNVPENSAQVPKAASSSIVQTYMSTFFRRHGVFVTRHPLLVLCASLLVPILLCIGLIRFKVETRPEKLWVSPGSQTAYEKQYFDSHLAPFYRIEQLVLATSASDQLEAPTIVNDNNFKLLFQIQKKIDDLRANYSGSTVSLADICLKPLSTDCATQSVLQYFQLDPKKHDDLGIDHAKFCFEHYSSEETCLSTFQSPIDPSTILGGFPGSNFTEASAFVITYPVNNKVETTGQENAKAMAWERAYINLVKEEILPMVLAQNLTLSFSSESSIKDELNRESTADAITIVISYIVMFAYISFTLGDRPSRLWALFVSSKVLLGLSGVVLVMLSVLGSMGFFSAVGVKSTLIIMEVIPFLVLAVGVDNMCILVHAVKRQPDGIVLEERISNALVEVGPSITLASLAEVLAFSVSAINPMPATRAFSMFAAMAVLLDFVLQVTAFVALIVYDFRRAEDGRIDCVPCARLKSSTVAGDNGGHQRLHFVARYMKDVHGPILGYRPVKFIVIAVFVGLAFASIAMSTRLQPGLEQKIVLPRDSYLQGYFDDLEKYMKVGPPLYFVVKNFNYSSASENTNQICSINQCNSNSLLNEIARQSLSPETSYIAKPAASWLDDFLIWMSPEAFGCCRKFVNGNYCPPDDQPPCCQLDQDSGSCSSNGACNNCTTCFLHSDLHNGRPSTTQFREKLPWFLDALPSSDCSKGGKGAYSTSLDHSGYENGIIQASAFRTYHTPLNKQTDYVNSLRAARDFSSQMSKDLQMEIFPYSVFHIFFEQYLSVWKTAIMNICVCLGAVFVVCFVVTSSLWASAIILIVLAMIVLDLMGVMAVLGIQLNAISIVNLVMSIGIAVEFCVHITHAFMIGIGDRENRVRQALSTMGASVFSGITLTKLVGVIVLRFAKSEVFVVYYFQMYLALVLIGFLHGLIFLPVVLSLCGPPQKTMKRIEQSQTPPSNEQT is encoded by the exons ATGGGCCTCGTCGGACGCCGGCGGGGCGTCCCCGGCGGCGCCGTCGTCTTCGCCACCGCGGTGGCCCTGCTGCAG ATAGTTTTTCTTGTACATCCCACAAGCGCACAGCAATCGAATGGTGCACCAAG GGTAGTACCTGCAGAAGGGTACTGTTCCATGTATGGAATTTGTGCAAATCGAAGTGATGGAAAAGTCTTAAACTGTGTGAATGCAACAAAAGCTGTTAAG CCAGATACTTTGTTTTCCACAAGGATCCAGAGTCTGTGCCCCACTATTACTGGTGATGTCTGTTGTACAGTTGATCAGTTCGACACATTACACCAACAAGTCCAACAG GCTGTCCCATTTCTTGTTGGATGCCCAGCTTGCTTGAGGAATTTCTTGAATCTCTTTTGTGAAATGTCTTGTTCCCCAAACCAAAGCCTCTTCATTAACGTGACTTCAGCAAAACAG GTTGATAACATTACAACTGTTGATGGTATAGATTACTACATAACAAGCAACTATGGTGAAGAGTTATACAACTCTTGTAAGGAAGTTAAGTTTGGCACTCTGAACACACGCGCAATGGATTTTCTTGGTGGAGGTGCTAAAACTTACAAAG AGTGGTTTGCATTTCTTGGGCGTCAGGCAAATCCTAATGAGCCTGGGTCACCTTATTTGATAACATACCGACCTGATTTGAGTGATTCATCTGGGGTGAAGCCGCTAAATACTACAGTTTAttcttgtggagatccatctttggGCTGCTCATGTGGCGATTGTCCTTCTTCTTCAGTTTGCATGGGATCCTTGTTGCCTCAGTCGAAGACTGAAACTTCCTGTTCAGTCAAAATGGGTTCTCTAAAG GCCGAATGCTTGGACTTCTCACTAGTGGTTGTGTACATTGTATTTTTGTGCGCAATTTTATTGTGGGGCCTATTATACAGAACACGAGGAAGAACGGGCTTCCCCTCACAAACAAAACCACCAAAGAATGCTGATGATAAGTCAAACAACAATGGCAATGTTCCTGAAAACTCTGCTCAG GTGCCCAAAGCTGCATCATCTTCTATTGTCCAAACTTACATGTCAACCTTCTTTAG GAGGCATGGAGTTTTTGTTACTAGACACCCGCTTCTTGTGTTATGTGCATCCTTACTTGTCCCTATCCTATTATGCATTGGTCTTATCCGTTTCAAGGTGGAAACACGACCGGAAAAG CTTTGGGTTAGCCCTGGAAGTCAGACTGCCTATGAAAAGCAATATTTTGACAGTCATCTTGCACCATTTTATAGGATTGAGCAG CTTGTATTAGCCACTTCCGCATCTGACCAGCTTGAAGCTCCCACAATAGTAAATGATAACAATTTCAAATTGCTATTTCAGATtcagaaaaag ATTGATGATCTACGTGCCAATTATTCTGGATCGACAGTATCCCTTGCTGATATCTGCCTAAAGCCACTCAGTACAGATTGTGCTACCCAAAGTGTTTTGCAG TATTTCCAGCTGGATCCTAAAAAGCATGATGATTTAGGTATAGATCATGCTAAATTTTGCTTTGAG CATTACAGTTCTGAAGAGACATGTTTGAGCACTTTTCAATCACCTATTGACCCTAGTACAATATTAGGTGGTTTTCCAGGTAGCAATTTCACCGAG GCTTCTGCATTTGTAATAACATATCCAGTGAACAACAAGGTTGAGACAACAGGACAAGAGAATGCAAAGGCTATGGCTTGGGAAAGGGCATATATTAATCTTGTTAAG GAAGAAATACTGCCGATGGTACTAGCACAGAACCTTACATTATCCTTTTCATCCGAGAGCTCTATCAAAGATGAATTAAACAGAGAGAGTACAGCTGACGCAATTACAATAGTG ATAAGCTATATTGTGATGTTTGCGTACATATCATTCACACTTGGAGACCGTCCTTCTCGTTTGTGGGCATTATTTGTCTCATCAAAG GTGCTGCTTGGCTTATCTGGCGTTGTCCTAGTGATGCTTTCAGTTTTAGGATCAATGGGATTCTTTAGTGCTGTTGGAGTGAAGTCAACTCTAATCATAATGGAAGTAATTCCTTTTCTTGTGCTGGCT GTCGGTGTGGACAACATGTGTATCCTTGTGCATGCTGTCAAGCGACAACCAGATGGGATAGTGTTGGAAGAACGTATAAGTAATGCATTGGTGGAAGTTGGGCCATCCATTACGTTAGCCAGTTTGGCTGAAGTTTTAGCTTTTTCTGTCAGTGCAATCAATCCAATGCCTGCCACCAGAGCATTTTCCATGTTTGCCG CAATGGCAGTTCTTCTGGATTTCGTTCTCCAAGTGACAGCCTTCGTAGCCCTTATTGTATATGATTTTAGGAGGGCAGAAGATGGCAGGATTGATTGTGTTCCTTGTGCAAGACTTAAATCGAGCACTGTTGCTGGTGACA ATGGTGGCCACCAGCGGCTTCACTTTGTTGCACGCTATATGAAG GATGTTCATGGGCCAATCCTCGGTTACCGACCAGTGAAGTTTATTGTGATTGCTGTATTTGTTGGATTAGCATTTGCAAGCATT GCAATGTCAACTAGACTACAACCAGGATTGGAGCAGAAAATCGTTCTTCCACGAGATTCTTATTTACAG GGTTACTTTGACGACCTTGAGAAGTATATGAAAGTTGGTCCGCCACTGTATTTTGTTGTGAAGAACTTCAATTACAG CTCTGCATCGGAAAATACTAATCAGATATGTTCCATCAACCAGTGTAATTCAAACTCTCTTCTGAATGAG ATAGCAAGACAATCTTTATCTCCCGAAACAAGTTACATAGCAAAACCTGCTGCCTCATGGCTTGATGACTTCCTAATATGGATGTCTCCCGAAGCATTTGGATGCTGTCGAAAATTTGTTAATGGAAATTATTGCCCTCCAGATGATCAG CCTCCTTGCTGTCAACTTGATCAAGATTCAGGTTCATGCAGTTCAAATGGAGCGTGCAATAATTGTACAACG TGTTTCCTACATTCGGACTTACACAATGGGCGTCCATCCACAACACAATTTAGAGAGAAACTTCCATGGTTTCTGGATGCACTGCCATCAAGTGACTGTTCTAAAGGGGGAAAAGGAGCTTATTCTACAAGTTTGGACCACAGTG GTTATGAAAATGGCATTATACAAGCATCAGCGTTCCGTACGTACCATACTCCCCTTAATAAACAG ACTGACTATGTTAACTCATTGAGAGCTGCTCGGGACTTCAGCTCTCAAATGTCCAAAGATTTACAG ATGGAAATTTTCCCATATTCAGTGTTCCATATATTTTTTGAGCAATACCTCAGCGTATGGAAGACAGCCATCATGAATATATGTGTTTGCCTTG GTGCAGTATTTGTTGTTTGTTTCGTAGTCACCAGCAG TTTGTGGGCTTCAGCAATCATTTTGATTGTTCTGGCCATGATAGTCTTGGATCTGATG GGAGTGATGGCTGTCCTTGGAATTCAGCTCAATGCAATTTCTATTGTAAACCTTGTTATGTCGATAGGAATTGCTGTTGAATTCTGTGTTCATATCACACATGCCTTTATG ATAGGCATCGGGGATAGAGAAAACCGTGTAAGGCAGGCTCTATCGACGATGGGTGCTTCTGTATTCAG TGGAATTACCTTGACCAAACTTGTAGGAGTTATTGTCCTACGTTTTGCAAAATCTGAAGTTTTTGTG GTGTATTACTTCCAAATGTACCTGGCACTCGTCCTCATTGGCTTTCTGCATGGGCTTATCTTCCTACCG GTTGTGTTGAGTCTGTGTGGCCCTCCTCAAAAAACCATGAAGCGGATCGAACAAAGTCAGACTCCGCCTTCAAATGAGCAAACTTGA